CTTTCTCCTCTGATTGGAACGCCAAATCGAAACAACCACATTTAGTATGCTCACACCCGCAACCAAGACAAACGCTGTGCCCCAAACCATGTGTGGAGCATCTTTTGTTGCCTGGGTAGCCATGATAAACAGGTGGTAAGGCAAGGCCATCGTCTGCGACATCGGAGAAGCCGCCAGTGGCGCAAAAAATGCAACTGCGGTGAGCAGTATTGGTGCCGTCTCGCCTGCCGCCCGTGAGAGCCCCAGGATAGAGCCGGTCACGATTCCGGGAGCGGCGGCGGGCAGAACTATGCGCCCAATCGTCCTAAGCTTGGTAGCACCCAAGGCGAGTGACGCTTGGCGCAAATCGGTAGGGATCTGCCTCAGAGCCTCTTCCGTAGCAGTGATGATCACGGGGAGCGTCAAGCATGCAAGAGTGGCGGCCCCCGCCAGGATCGATCGTCCCCAGCCAAACACACTGACGAACATTGCAAAACCAAAGAGCCCGTAGACGATCGAAGGAACGCCTGCCATGTTTGCTATAGCAAGCCGAATAATTCTGGTAGTTCTGTTTCTCGGCGCGTATTCGGAAAGGTATATACCCGCCATCACGCCAATAGGTATCGCGAGAAGCGCGGCGCCCAAAGTGAGATAGAAAGTACCAACAATCGCCGGAAATATACCACCTTCGGTCATGAAAGCCCTTGGTGGTTGGGACAAGAACTCCCAGTTTACGAAGCCGAAACCTCTTACCGAAATGTATCCTACAAAAAGTAGGGCGATCCCGAGCGAAACGCTCGCGCAAATCCCCAATGCAACCTTTGCAATTGCCTCATACGCCCTTGCGCGCCTGATCCGTGCCCTGACCTTCATCTTCGCCACCTCCGACGCTGACGCTCAAGTACAACATCGGCGGCCAAATTGATTAAAAAGGTCACGGTGAAAAGGAAGAAGCCCATGACAAAGAGCGCCGAGAAGTGAAGTCCACCCCTGACGGTCTCTCCCATTTCATTGGCGATGGTCCCTGGAAGCGTTCTCACTGCCATCAGAGGATCCGGGGGGATAATTCCAGCATTTCCGGCAAGCATTAGCACGACCATGGTCTCACCTATCGCCCTACCTAATCCCAGCATCACCGCTGCGAAAATACCCGATGAAGCGGCAGGGATGACTACTTTGAATGTTGTCTGCCAGCGAGTGTTCCCCAATGCGGCCGAGCCCTGGCGAAGCTCGTTTGGCACCGCATGAAGCGCATCCTCGGAGATAGAGATGATCGTCGGAAGGCACATAAATCCAACCATCAGTCCGGCCGTCATCGCGGTGAGCCCGGTCTGAGTTCCAAACGCCTCTTTTACCCAAGGAGCCAGAATCGCGAGTCCTATGAGTCCTAAGACCACAGAGGGGATCGCGGCCATGAACTCAATGATCGATTTGGCGATATCCTTTATGCGTTTGCCGGCAAACTCTGAAATGAACACCGCAGATAGTATTCCAAGCGGAACAGCCACTGTCAGTGCAACCAGAGTCGCCCAGGCTGAGCCAACGATCGCAGGAAGAAAGCCGAACTGCTGATTTTTCGAGGTCGGAAACCAACTCTCTCCAAACAGCATGTTTATCAGGCCGACCTCTTGCATTGCCCGCATTCCGTTTAGAAACAGGAATATGGCGATGCTGGCGAGCACCAATATGGCCGTCCACCCGGAGATACCTATCAATATTTTGATGAAAATCTCGACCGCCTGGGAAGTACCCAGGCGGTCGAGGCGTCGCTTAGCGCGAGCTGTAGAATCGGGCATTAATCTCAATCTCTACTGAACCGACACGAAACCCTGGTCCGTTATGATAGCACTTCCATCTTCACTTAGCACCCAATCCAGGAAAGCCTGGATTACGCCGGTGGGCTGGCCGTTGGTGTACATGTAAAGATAACGAGCGAGCGGGTAGCTCTGATCCATTGCGGTCTCCACGCTGGCCACCACGCCATCGATGGCTAGCACTTTAGTGGCCTCCGTCAAATAGCCAAGACCTACATAGCCAATGGCTGCTTCGTTCTGAGTTACCTCATTGACGATCGCCTGAGTAGAGGGCAACAACATGGCCTCTTTGGCGAACTCGGCATTCTCGTCCTCTACAGCGACAACCTCTTCCTTGAAAAACTCAAACGTCCCTGAAGCACTGTCCCGAGAGACCAGAACGATGTCCAAGTCCGGGCCGCCGACCTCGCTCCAGTTGGTGATCTCTCCACGGTAGATCGCTCCCAACTGCGCAAGCGTCAGCTCGGTCACAGGATTGCTCGAGTGGACAACAACGGCCACACAGTCAACCGCGACAGCATGCTCAACGGGATCCACATTGTTCTCCCTGGCCTGAGCAATCTCTTCGTCCTTCATGCCTCTTGATGCAGTGGCAATGTCGATCGTGCCATTGATCATGGCCGCAATACCGGTACCCGAGCCGCCACCCTTGATCGACAAAACGACATCGGGATTCACACCCATGAACTCCTCGGCTAAAGCCTGAGCCATGTTGACCATGGTGTCAGATCCCTGAATGTTTATCGTTCCAGACAGATCGCTTCCCTGTTCGACTGGCGTACCGCCAGTCCCATCCTGCTCAGGGGCGGCGCAGCCTGCCAGCCCCAGGCCGACAACTGCGAATGCGGTAAGCACCGCAAACATAAATAGCTTGCTGACTTTCATAGCTTCCCTTTCTCGAACGAACCGCCTAAAAGGCTATTGGCCACTCCACAACGCATACGATTCTATAGCGAGCAATCGGTCTATAGGTTGCATAAATGTTAAATATTGCCTGCAAATGTAAAATATATGTGAATCGCACTTGAAATGGATGTTTCGTGTGCAATCATGAGTCGCATTGCAAGCGTTGCAAGGAGGCAATCCGTTGGCAAACATCCTGGTCGTCGAGGATGACCCTGTCATAAGGCAAACGGTAGACTACGCGCTAAGGCGAGCAGGTTTTGAAACTGTCACTAGCGCCAACGGCCTTGAGGCGCTCGAGATCGCCAGAGCTTTCAAGCCCGACCTCATCTTGCTCGATCTCATGCTGCCAGGCATTGACGGGTACATGTTCGCGCAAAACCTGCGAGAAACCAACCGATCCACACCCATAATCATCGTAACGGCGCTGGATCAGGAGACTGACAAGATCAGGGGCCTCGATGCTGGAGCCGACGACTACATAACGAAGCCCTTCTCGATGGAAGAGCTTCTTGCCAGGGTCCGAGCGAACTTGCGCCGGGTTCGGGAGCGTGAGGTACTCAAAGGCAACGCGACTATCGAGGCGGGCGACCTGGTTATCGAGCCGGGCCAACTGAGCGTGCGTGTATCCGGAGCCCCGGTAAAGTTGCGCCTGAAGGAGTTTCAGCTACTTGTGTCTCTCGCTTCGGAGCCAGGCATATTGAAGACCAGACAGCATCTTGCGCAAGAGGTGTGGGGATATGAGTTTCTGCCCTCGTCACGAACGATCGACGTACATATTCGACGACTTCGACAGGCGATAGAGGATCCATCCGAGTTCATTTATGTTCATACTGTCCATGGTGTAGGGTATCGATTCGCTCCGATACCAAAGGTCGAGTCCGCCGAGTGGTAAAAGCTGGTACCAACCGATGAACGCCAAAAACGACAGATTGAACATCCCGAAACGATATCGAACAACCGCGGTCTACATTCTCTTGCTGATTGCACTAGCATCAGTGTGGTCCTTTGCCCTGTTCACTCCGCTGAACTCTGCTTTGGAGGAGAGAGAGGAGCGCCACTTTCTTGCAACGGCTCAAACCGCTTCTCTTGTTGTGGAGAACATCGCTGATCCGGAGCCGGCGCTTGACAGGCTTGCTCGCGACACAGGCCTTCGGATCTCACTTGTCGACTCAACCGGCCAAGTGCTCATCGACACGGCGGGCAAGGATATCCGCGACATACCTAACTCACGTGACCCGGAGATACTCTCGGCCTTACAAGGTCGAATCGGACTGGACCGCCGGGCCGAAGTTGATGCTGACATGGAGGTGCTGCACGTTGCGGTGCCTGTTAGCCACGAGGGGGAGACTGCGGCTCTACGCGTATCCGAGACGCACGATGAAATTACAGCGATACTCGCCTCGGCACAAAATTTCGGTTTATTCCTGCTGGCTGCCGTCATCGTTTCGACTGTCATTCTTGTCATTCGGCTGACGCAGCATCTAAAAGAGCCCTTGGAGAGGTTGACGCTTGCCACAAAGGATATCTCGGCAGGTAACCTCTCTGTTTCCGTACGCAGCGAGGATGCAGAGCTGGCACCGCTCTCTGAGGCATTGGCCGAATTGAAAGAGTATATGAAGATCAGATTCGGAGAACTTCAATCCGAAAGGCAGAACCTTCGCATCGTGCTGGACGGCCTTGCTGACGCAGTGTTCCTGCTCGAGGGAGAGATAATCACCTTTGCGAACAGTGCCGCAGGAAGGATATTCAGGACGCCCGTTGCCGGCTGGGCGGGGCAGAGCATCGCTTCAACACCCTTGCCCACCTCCGTTGTCTCGGCCGTTCTCTCGACCGTTACCTCAGCGACAAAAGAGCACAGCGTTACCGAGTGCGGCCCGGATGCCTCGGGGGCGATACTGAAAGTGTCGGTGACTCCACTACAGCGCATCGGTGAACCGGACAGAACTTTAGTCGTCATCAGCGATATCACCGAGAGAGTTCGAACCGAGCGGTTGCGCAGGGACTTCGTGGCAAACGCCAGTCATGAGCTCAAGACACCGGTGGCCACGATGCAGCTGCTCGCCGAGACGACGCGCGACGCCGCCAAAGATAACGACATCGACCAAGCGCTGGCCTTTGCGGCGCAGATTGCCGATGAGTCCCGCCGCCTGGGGCGTCTCGTAACCGAACTTCTAAACCTTTCGAGGCTTGAGTCGACACCAGCGCCTGATACGGTAACGGACATAAGGCAAGCCGCCTCCAATGCCTTCGCTGGTCACCGGGTTACGGCAGCGCAAAAAGGACTCACGCTAGAGATCGATGATGCCAAGGTCCGCGACGAAGACCTCTACGTTAACGCCGATCCGACCGATCTAGCGATAATCTTCGACAACCTGCTCGACAACGCCGTGAACTACACAATAGAAGGTGGGGTCAAGGTCATCCTGGAGGCCGACAACGCCAACGTGCGAATCTCGTTTATCGACTCCGGGATTGGAATACCGCAGGAAGACATCCCCCGAATATTTGAACGCTTCTATCGAGTCGACAGAGCCCGTTCCCGTGCGACCGGGAGCACGGGCCTAGGTCTTTCCCTAGTGCGAAATGTGGTTGAGCGCTCCAAGGGATCGCTGGAGGTCATCTCCGAGCTTGGCAAAGGCTCAACTTTTGTGGTGATCTTGCCCAGAGTCAACTGACAGCAGCGCAAAGTATCCCGCAAAACACAAGATCGTCCACGAAGCGCCGAAAATCCATGCGGCAATTACGTCGCCTAGCCAATGGACGCCAAGATAGACCTGCGCGTAAGCGACCAAGCCACAGACCAAAGCGCACAAGGCCAGAACCCACACTTTATACGACAGCCTCCTGGCTTCGAGCGCGAAAATCAGCGCGCCGATCCCGAGAAGCAAGAACACCTGCAGGGCATCGCCCGACGGAAAGCCATAGCCCTCAACCGTCAAAACCTTTGCGACCTCGGCGGCGGGCCTCTCGCGTTCGAGCAGGCCGCGAGTTACAGCTCCGAGCACCGATCCCCCGCCGACTCCGAGGGCGAGTAGAAGCGCCTCTGGCAACCGGCTCTTGGCCACCAGTATAAGAGCGGCCACAAGCGTCAATGCTGCCACAATACTTGCATCGCCCAAGCGGGCAACCAGCGTAAAGAAGCCGTCGGCGGCGGGAAAATCTGCGCCTCTAATTGCCGCTGAGAGAGCAACATCGATAGCAACAAGCGGCCGATACAACAACAGGGCGGAGAGTAGTCCGGCAGCTCCGATTGCTGTAACCCCAAAAGCCAAAGTCAGCGTGCCCGGCCTGGGATCACGCCGCCAAAGCTCAACCGGCCGTACTCGCACAAGAACTCCTAACCTGCCACTGCATCAACTAACCGCTCGGCGATCTGCTTCTTCCGAGACAAAACGCCATCGAGCCAGGCGGAGCCATTGGCCAAAGAAACGCCGAGGCCCCGCTCGGCCAGACGTATTTGCCCTACAGCTATTATCTCACTTCCCTCGCGAATCACATCCGTGACCATAAGCAGCACCAAGTCGTATCCATGGACAGCTTTGAGCCCATTCATGGCGGCGGTAATCTCATCGATATGACCCATAACGCTTGTCAGATCGACCGTCTCAATCTGCGCGACGGCGATGCTCTTATCGCCCACCCTGTACTCTTTGAGATCGGCCTTTACTGCCTGCTGAGCCGAGAAAGGCATATCTGCGTCACGAGCCTTGAATACCTGCATGCCAAAGTCGATTGCGTCAACACCAAGACTCTCTGCCAGGCGGCGCGCCACCTGATGATCCACCTCGGTAGTGGTCGGCGATTTTAGCAACACAGTATCGGTCATAATCGCTGAGAGCATTACGGCGGCCATGGAGTCGGGCGGATTGATGCCTAGCTGCTCATAGCGAAGCGCAACGATTGTAGCTGTCGCTCCAACAGGCATGTTCAAGAACAAAATTGGCCCTGCTGTCTGTATGTCTCCAACCCTGTGGTGGTCAACAATCTCGACAACAGCCGCCTCTTCTACACCGGGAGCCGATTGGGATATCTCGTTGTGATCAACGAGGATCACGCGACGACGCAAACCCCTGGCGATATTGGTGCGTGTGAGGATTCCGCTGAAGTGCCCTTTGGAGTCGATCACTGCCAGCGCGCGATTTGGGCTTACCAAAAGATCTTCTGATGCCTCGCTCAACAATGTTTCTGGCTCGACCAATTGAAACGAAGCATCGATGCTGTCTCGTACTTTGTGCGAAAGGTTGACGAGACGTGCGGTCGCATATGAATCATAAGCTGTCGAAATAATCGCTGCCCCATGCCGAGAAGCCAGCTGGATCACCTTCTCATCGGGCTTCGTCCCGCCCGTCAATATCAGGCATGCAACGCCAGCTTCGATGGCCATGGGCTGTGACCTCTTGCGATCACCTACGATCAACGTGTCTCCCGGCGAGATATAACCCACCATGGTTGACGGCTCCATCGCCGCAATAAGAACGTTGCCCTTGAGCTCGAGGTCCCTGTCGCCGACGAGCAGCTCGCCGTGCACAGCGGCAACCAGTTGAGCAACCGATACGTGGCGCATAAGAAACCCGCGTATCTCAATCTCATCGAGGTACATTTCGGCCAAGGTCGACTGTGTCACGAATCCACGAAACGACTCCCCCTCCAGCACCGGCAGTACGCGAATCTTGTGCTCCCTCATCAAACGCCCAGCTTCAAGCATGCTCTGATCGGCAGAAATACTGATAACGTTCCTGGACATAACATCACTGACCCGAGTCCTGACGTGTCCAAGCTCCATCGGGGGCTCCACGCCAAACTTCGCAAAGAGCCATGCGGTTTCCGGTGGCATCGGGCCGAGGCGGGCAGGAACATAGACATTCGCCGAGTCGGTAACGTTTTTCAGGTGGGCGTACGCCACAGCCGAACATATCGAATCATTATCGGGTCGCCTGTGCCCGAAAACTATGATAGGACCCATCGCTTCACTCCTTGCCACATCGGCACCAGGCGCCACAGCCTGACTCAATCACTTCCGCCTGTCTGAACCTTACGCAAGGGGGCAAAGTCTTTCAAAAGGTTCTTTCTACCCAAACCCTTGAAGTCCACCGTGACCTTTTCCCCAGCTACATCAACTATAACCCCAACTCCAAAAACCTTATGCTCCACTACTTCGCCGGTCAAATACTGTGCGCCCGCCACAGGAGTCCGCACTGCAGTTTTTGGCGGAGTGACAAACCCGCCGCTTAGATGCTCCTGCGGGATCTCGGCAATGAATCTGCTCGGGGCGTTATAGTTGGTAGTGCCGTAGAGCGAACGTGACCGGGCATGGGTAAGGTAGAGTCGCTCGCGCGCTCTTGTTATCGCCACATACGCCAGGCGCCGCTCTTCTTCGAGGCCTGATGAATCGAACATAGAGTTTGCGTGAGGAAATATGCTGTCCTCCAAGCCGGCGATGAAAACTACCGGAAACTCAAGTCCTTTTGCGGTATGGATTGTCATCAGTGTCACCGTCTCGCTGCCCTCGGCCACAGAGTCCAGATCACTCCTGAGCGCGAGCCACTCCATGAAGCCTGGAAGTCCTACGGGGGCCTCCTCTTCCGAGAACGCACGCGCCGATGCGTATTCATCTACTACCCCGAGAAACTCCCGGATGTTTTCGATCCTTCCGCTTGACTCAAAGGTGTTTTCCGACTGAAGCTCGCCGATAAGCCCTGTGCGCTCGATGGCAGCTTCGATCTGATCGCGCAAGGTCGCTGCTGCACTGGCCCGAAGCTCATCGAGGAGCTCCACAAACGGTCCGACCTTGGCCGCCGGCCCACTGCCGTACTCTCCAGCGGCGCACCGCCTCAAGACAGCCTCGAAGGGCTCAGCCCTTGAAATCGCTTCGGCCTCCAGGCGCTCGACCGTAGTCTTACCTATACCCCTGCGAGGCTTGTTGATTATGCGCTTGAGCGATATCTCATCCGCTGCGTTCACCATGACCTTCAGATACGCCATCACGTCCCGGATCTCGGCGCGCTCAAAGAACTTTGTGCCTCCGACAATCTGGTAAGGCGTCCCGGATCGCAGGAGTGCGTCTTCTATAACTCGGCTCTGAGCGTTGGTTCGATAGAAGATCGCAAAGTCAGAGTAGCCGCGGTTCTCATCGCGCAAAAGGCGCTCTATCTCACTGGCGATGAAACGGCCTTCGTCTCTCTCATC
Above is a window of Actinomycetota bacterium DNA encoding:
- the pstA gene encoding phosphate ABC transporter permease PstA, which produces MKVRARIRRARAYEAIAKVALGICASVSLGIALLFVGYISVRGFGFVNWEFLSQPPRAFMTEGGIFPAIVGTFYLTLGAALLAIPIGVMAGIYLSEYAPRNRTTRIIRLAIANMAGVPSIVYGLFGFAMFVSVFGWGRSILAGAATLACLTLPVIITATEEALRQIPTDLRQASLALGATKLRTIGRIVLPAAAPGIVTGSILGLSRAAGETAPILLTAVAFFAPLAASPMSQTMALPYHLFIMATQATKDAPHMVWGTAFVLVAGVSILNVVVSIWRSNQRRKIRW
- the pstC gene encoding phosphate ABC transporter permease subunit PstC; the encoded protein is MPDSTARAKRRLDRLGTSQAVEIFIKILIGISGWTAILVLASIAIFLFLNGMRAMQEVGLINMLFGESWFPTSKNQQFGFLPAIVGSAWATLVALTVAVPLGILSAVFISEFAGKRIKDIAKSIIEFMAAIPSVVLGLIGLAILAPWVKEAFGTQTGLTAMTAGLMVGFMCLPTIISISEDALHAVPNELRQGSAALGNTRWQTTFKVVIPAASSGIFAAVMLGLGRAIGETMVVLMLAGNAGIIPPDPLMAVRTLPGTIANEMGETVRGGLHFSALFVMGFFLFTVTFLINLAADVVLERQRRRWRR
- a CDS encoding PstS family phosphate ABC transporter substrate-binding protein produces the protein MKVSKLFMFAVLTAFAVVGLGLAGCAAPEQDGTGGTPVEQGSDLSGTINIQGSDTMVNMAQALAEEFMGVNPDVVLSIKGGGSGTGIAAMINGTIDIATASRGMKDEEIAQARENNVDPVEHAVAVDCVAVVVHSSNPVTELTLAQLGAIYRGEITNWSEVGGPDLDIVLVSRDSASGTFEFFKEEVVAVEDENAEFAKEAMLLPSTQAIVNEVTQNEAAIGYVGLGYLTEATKVLAIDGVVASVETAMDQSYPLARYLYMYTNGQPTGVIQAFLDWVLSEDGSAIITDQGFVSVQ
- a CDS encoding response regulator transcription factor, which translates into the protein MANILVVEDDPVIRQTVDYALRRAGFETVTSANGLEALEIARAFKPDLILLDLMLPGIDGYMFAQNLRETNRSTPIIIVTALDQETDKIRGLDAGADDYITKPFSMEELLARVRANLRRVREREVLKGNATIEAGDLVIEPGQLSVRVSGAPVKLRLKEFQLLVSLASEPGILKTRQHLAQEVWGYEFLPSSRTIDVHIRRLRQAIEDPSEFIYVHTVHGVGYRFAPIPKVESAEW
- a CDS encoding GHKL domain-containing protein, which gives rise to MNAKNDRLNIPKRYRTTAVYILLLIALASVWSFALFTPLNSALEEREERHFLATAQTASLVVENIADPEPALDRLARDTGLRISLVDSTGQVLIDTAGKDIRDIPNSRDPEILSALQGRIGLDRRAEVDADMEVLHVAVPVSHEGETAALRVSETHDEITAILASAQNFGLFLLAAVIVSTVILVIRLTQHLKEPLERLTLATKDISAGNLSVSVRSEDAELAPLSEALAELKEYMKIRFGELQSERQNLRIVLDGLADAVFLLEGEIITFANSAAGRIFRTPVAGWAGQSIASTPLPTSVVSAVLSTVTSATKEHSVTECGPDASGAILKVSVTPLQRIGEPDRTLVVISDITERVRTERLRRDFVANASHELKTPVATMQLLAETTRDAAKDNDIDQALAFAAQIADESRRLGRLVTELLNLSRLESTPAPDTVTDIRQAASNAFAGHRVTAAQKGLTLEIDDAKVRDEDLYVNADPTDLAIIFDNLLDNAVNYTIEGGVKVILEADNANVRISFIDSGIGIPQEDIPRIFERFYRVDRARSRATGSTGLGLSLVRNVVERSKGSLEVISELGKGSTFVVILPRVN
- a CDS encoding phosphatase PAP2 family protein; translation: MRVRPVELWRRDPRPGTLTLAFGVTAIGAAGLLSALLLYRPLVAIDVALSAAIRGADFPAADGFFTLVARLGDASIVAALTLVAALILVAKSRLPEALLLALGVGGGSVLGAVTRGLLERERPAAEVAKVLTVEGYGFPSGDALQVFLLLGIGALIFALEARRLSYKVWVLALCALVCGLVAYAQVYLGVHWLGDVIAAWIFGASWTILCFAGYFALLSVDSGQDHHKS
- a CDS encoding putative manganese-dependent inorganic diphosphatase, which codes for MGPIIVFGHRRPDNDSICSAVAYAHLKNVTDSANVYVPARLGPMPPETAWLFAKFGVEPPMELGHVRTRVSDVMSRNVISISADQSMLEAGRLMREHKIRVLPVLEGESFRGFVTQSTLAEMYLDEIEIRGFLMRHVSVAQLVAAVHGELLVGDRDLELKGNVLIAAMEPSTMVGYISPGDTLIVGDRKRSQPMAIEAGVACLILTGGTKPDEKVIQLASRHGAAIISTAYDSYATARLVNLSHKVRDSIDASFQLVEPETLLSEASEDLLVSPNRALAVIDSKGHFSGILTRTNIARGLRRRVILVDHNEISQSAPGVEEAAVVEIVDHHRVGDIQTAGPILFLNMPVGATATIVALRYEQLGINPPDSMAAVMLSAIMTDTVLLKSPTTTEVDHQVARRLAESLGVDAIDFGMQVFKARDADMPFSAQQAVKADLKEYRVGDKSIAVAQIETVDLTSVMGHIDEITAAMNGLKAVHGYDLVLLMVTDVIREGSEIIAVGQIRLAERGLGVSLANGSAWLDGVLSRKKQIAERLVDAVAG
- a CDS encoding UvrD-helicase domain-containing protein gives rise to the protein MIMRLSDLNPAQHDAATSTEGPLLVLAGAGSGKTRVLTHRIAHIVENGLASPHQILAITFTNKSASEMKHRLAQLCAAKSRAMWVMTFHAMCVRMLRAHSDLIGFDRSFTIYDADDSKRMIKEVMKSIGLDEKRYPVPGIASRVSLAKNELIGPAELASSAVTPIDKAAAKVFARYKRRMRDSNAMDFDDLLVETHTLLTSCPEALEAYQERFIYIMVDEYQDTNHAQYRIVNLLASKRRNLMVVGDDDQSIYSWRGADISNILEFEKDYPEAAVVRLEQNYRSSATILAAANAVVANNSGRKPKTLWTANAGGESITRYRAEDERDEGRFIASEIERLLRDENRGYSDFAIFYRTNAQSRVIEDALLRSGTPYQIVGGTKFFERAEIRDVMAYLKVMVNAADEISLKRIINKPRRGIGKTTVERLEAEAISRAEPFEAVLRRCAAGEYGSGPAAKVGPFVELLDELRASAAATLRDQIEAAIERTGLIGELQSENTFESSGRIENIREFLGVVDEYASARAFSEEEAPVGLPGFMEWLALRSDLDSVAEGSETVTLMTIHTAKGLEFPVVFIAGLEDSIFPHANSMFDSSGLEEERRLAYVAITRARERLYLTHARSRSLYGTTNYNAPSRFIAEIPQEHLSGGFVTPPKTAVRTPVAGAQYLTGEVVEHKVFGVGVIVDVAGEKVTVDFKGLGRKNLLKDFAPLRKVQTGGSD